Genomic window (Streptomyces cadmiisoli):
TCTTCACGTACGCGAGCAGTTACCGGGTGGGTGAGGTCCTGGCGCGGGAGGCGATCCTGCTGTCGACGGTGCTGTCGGTACCGGTCCTGGTGGCGGTGGCGGCGCTGCTCGGGTGACCCCCGGTACGCCGGACGGGACCGGTGGTGGTCCACCGGTCCCGTCCGCGCGAAGGAGAGGCCGCGGGTCAGGCGATGCGCTCCAGCACCACCGGCGACGCGGTGAAGGCCGTGCCCGGCGCGGCGATGTCGTACGAGCCCTCGACGGCCTCCAGGGCGTAGGAGAACCGCTCCGGCGTGTCCGTGTGCAGGGTCAGCAGCGGCTGGCCCTCGGCCACCCGGTCGCCGGGCTTGGCGTGCATCTCGACGCCGGCCGCGGCCTGCACCGGGTCCTCCTTGCGGGCCCGGCCGGCGCCCAGGCGCCAGGCCGCGATGCCGATGTCGTAGGCGTCCAGGCGGGTCAGGACGCCCGACGCGGGTGCCGTCACCACATGCTGTTCCCTCGACGTGGGCAGCGCCGCGTCCGGGTCGCCGCCCTGGGCCGCGATCATGCGGCGCCAGTGGTCCATCGCGGAGCCGTCGGCCAGTGCCTTGGCCGGGTCGGCGTCCTTCACACCCGCCGCGTCGAGCATCTCGCGGGCCAGCGCCAGCGTCAGCTCGACCACGTCCGCCGGGCCGCCGCCCGCGAGGACCTCCACCGACTCACGGACCTCCAGGGCGTTGCCCGCGGTCAGGCCGAGCGGCGTCGCCATGTCCGTCAGCAGCGCCACCGTCCGCACGCCGTGGTCCGTGCCGAGGCCCACCATGGTGGAGGCCAGCTCCCGGGCGTCGTCCAGCGTCTTCATGAAGGCGCCCGTGCCGACCTTCACGTCCAGGACGAGCGAGCCGGTGCCCTCCGCGATCTTCTTCGACATGATG
Coding sequences:
- a CDS encoding thymidine phosphorylase, which encodes MAMDAISVIRTKRDRGELGDDQIDWVIDAYTRGEVADEQMSALAMAILLNGMNRREIARWTAAMIASGERMDFSALSRPTADKHSTGGVGDKITLPLAPLVAACGAAVPQLSGRGLGHTGGTLDKLESIPGWRALLSNEEMLSVLDGVGAVICAAGDGLAPADKKLYALRDVTGTVEAIPLIASSIMSKKIAEGTGSLVLDVKVGTGAFMKTLDDARELASTMVGLGTDHGVRTVALLTDMATPLGLTAGNALEVRESVEVLAGGGPADVVELTLALAREMLDAAGVKDADPAKALADGSAMDHWRRMIAAQGGDPDAALPTSREQHVVTAPASGVLTRLDAYDIGIAAWRLGAGRARKEDPVQAAAGVEMHAKPGDRVAEGQPLLTLHTDTPERFSYALEAVEGSYDIAAPGTAFTASPVVLERIA